One genomic segment of Styela clava chromosome 3, kaStyClav1.hap1.2, whole genome shotgun sequence includes these proteins:
- the LOC120342117 gene encoding importin-7-like, which translates to MDPKKVVEILEGTMHPALRQEAESKLDEMHKISGFAPLLLQIVMSEEIPMAVRQAGAIYMKNMCTKWWRKDPEDDESTDVFFIHENDKAIIRENIVEAIIHAPEVIRSQMSVTVYQIIREDFPERWPGIIDKIANYLGGDPNTWMGALQTLYQLVKKYEYKKREERVPLLEAMKIFLPALGQLFQHALNDGSAQSVLIQKQCLKVIYALTQYSLPLKLIEGAVLDTWMKYIQIVIEEAPPEETLQVDELERPDLPWWKCKKWALHILTRVFERYGSPGTVSQEYNQFSEFFLRRYAVGATHVLLKVLGDYSKGKYVSPRVLQQTMQFLEQGVSHSQTWKVMKGVYDEVLKDVIFPLMCFSEKDEELWSDDPHEFVRERFDFKEDFFSPSSAAQCFLQSACTKRKQVVQKTMGFCHKVLVANETKTEPRRKEGALHIIGSLSSTLRKRKVYKSQLESMLFTHVIPEYKSTLGYMRARAVWVTQHFSRITFKKDSNIFAVADGIRTLLIDDPELPVRVEAAFALQTLLLHKEKAEKRCEPYINVMIQSLLQLVHETENDELTSVVHKIICLYCEQVIPYAVDITQSLVMTFFKLLTDENGQINGTGDDDDEASDNRSVAAMGVLSTIETVLDTMEEQRDITVQLESIVVPVVAHVLKNRIMDFYEEILSLMYSLTCQAISPQMWEALPLIKVIFDDDGFDYFSEMMPVVHNFCTVDTDVFLSNTKNMETVFEMCKKILEEQNGEDAESHAVKLLEVIILQCHGKIDQCIPSFVQLALERLTKEVKTSELRTMCLQVVIAALYYNPTLLFQTLESMQFPNTTETVTEQFFRQWLKDADCFLGIHDRRISVLGLCTVIDSAERPKIISELAPDILPSLILMLQGLTQAYRSRGEENSSESSNSDEEEDESDHEREELESSEDEVDEESAEYLEMLEKSSLNGIDGDSDISDGETPLEIYASSFDDEDNVGSEYFIFKQVLKQLELNNNGWYNQLVSGLTDDQRKNLQEVFTTADQRQAEAESKKIEKTGGYQFNTTNVPTTFNFSASGPPPAFSP; encoded by the coding sequence ATGGATCCAAAAAAAGTTGTTGAGATCCTTGAAGGGACAATGCATCCAGCACTTCGACAAGAGGCAGAAAGCAAACTAGATGAAATGCACAAGATCAGTGGATTTGCTCCTCTTCTATTGCAAATTGTAATGTCTGAAGAAATACCAATGGCAGTCAGGCAAGCTGGTGCgatttatatgaaaaatatgtgtaccaagtggTGGAGAAAGGACCCAGAAGATGACGAATCTACCGATGTCTTTTTCATTCATGAAAATGATAAAGCAATTATAAGAGAGAATATTGTCGAGGCCATTATACATGCTCCTGAAGTTATCAGAAGTCAAATGAGCGTCACTGTTTATCAAATCATTAGGGAAGACTTTCCAGAGCGATGGCCAGGAATCATAGACAAGATTGCCAACTACTTGGGAGGTGATCCAAATACATGGATGGGAGCTTTGCAGACCTTGTATCAATTGGTTAAAAAATATGAGTACAAGAAACGAGAAGAGAGGGTACCATTATTGGaagcaatgaaaatatttctaccCGCTCTGGGACAACTTTTTCAGCATGCACTCAATGATGGGTCTGCTCAGTCTGTGCTTATTCAAAAGCAGTGTTTGAAAGTGATTTACGCTCTTACACAGTATTCTCTGCCTCTCAAATTGATTGAAGGTGCAGTTTTGGATACCTGGATGAAATACATTCAAATTGTGATTGAAGAGGCACCACCTGAAGAAACTCTACAAGTGGATGAATTAGAGAGACCCGATTTACCATGGTGGAAATGTAAAAAGTGGGCTCTGCATATTTTAACCAGAGTTTTTGAAAGATATGGTAGTCCTGGGACTGTTAGTCaagaatataatcaattttctgaatttttctTGCGAAGGTACGCTGTCGGAGCAACTCATGTTCTTCTGAAAGTATTGGGTGATTACAGCAAGGGAAAATATGTATCACCTCGCGTCTTACAACAGACAATGCAATTTTTGGAACAAGGAGTTAGCCATTCTCAAACTTGGAAAGTCATGAAAGGAGTTTATGACGAAGTTTTGAAAGATGTAATATTTCCTCTGATGTGTTTCTCAGAAAAAGACGAAGAATTGTGGAGCGATGACCCACATGAGTTTGTTCGTGAAAGATTTGATTTCAAGGAAGATTTCTTTTCTCCATCGAGTGCAGCTCAGTGTTTCTTGCAGTCCGCTTGTACTAAAAGAAAGCAAGTTGTGCAAAAAACAATGGGTTTTTGTCATAAAGTTCTGGTTGCCAATGAAACAAAAACGGAACCTCGTCGCAAGGAAGGAGCTTTGCATATTATTGGATCTTTATCATCAACCCtaagaaaaagaaaagtatACAAAAGTCAACTAGAAAGCATGCTTTTTACCCATGTTATTCCAGAATACAAGAGTACACTTGGATACATGAGAGCAAGAGCCGTATGGGTCACTCAGCATTTCAGCCGAATCACATTCAAAAAGGATTCGAATATATTTGCAGTGGCTGATGGAATACGTACACTTCTTATTGATGACCCTGAACTTCCAGTTCGAGTTGAGGCTGCTTTTGCTCTTCAGACTCTACTGTTGCACAAGGAAAAAGCTGAGAAGCGTTGTGAACCTTATATCAATGTCATGATTCAGAGTTTACTTCAACTTGTGCATGAAACAGAGAATGATGAGTTGACTTCAGTTgtgcataaaattatttgtctTTATTGCGAGCAAGTGATACCATATGCAGTAGACATAACACAGAGTTTGGTGATGACGTTTTTCAAACTATTAACGGATGAAAATGGACAAATCAATGGTACTGGAGATGATGACGATGAGGCATCTGACAACAGATCAGTGGCTGCTATGGGAGTGTTAAGTACAATTGAAACAGTTTTGGATACAATGGAGGAACAAAGAGATATTACAGTACAATTAGAAAGTATTGTTGTTCCTGTGGTTGCCCATGTTTTGAAGAATAGAATTATGGATTTTTATGAAGAAATCTTATCGTTAATGTATTCTTTAACTTGCCAAGCAATTTCACCACAAATGTGGGAGGCATTGCCATTGATTAAAGTTATTTTCGACGATGACGGCTTTGATTATTTCTCCGAAATGATGCCTGTCGTGCACAACTTTTGCACTGTTGATACAGATGTATTTTTgtcaaacacaaaaaatatggAAACAGTATTTGAAATGTGCAAAAAAATTCTTGAAGAACAAAATGGAGAAGATGCAGAAAGTCATGCTGTAAAACTTCTGGAAGTAATCATTTTGCAATGCCATGGAAAAATTGACCAGTGCATCCCTTCATTTGTTCAGCTTGCTCTTGAAAGACTCACCAAAGAAGTGAAAACAAGTGAACTTCGAACCATGTGCCTTCAAGTTGTAATTGCTGCCCTTTATTACAATCCCACCTTACTTTTTCAAACATTGGAAAGCATGCAGTTCCCAAACACAACGGAAACTGTTACTGAGCAATTTTTTCGCCAGTGGCTTAAAGATGCAGATTGCTTTCTCGGAATTCATGATAGACGGATATCTGTACTTGGCCTATGTACTGTGATTGATTCTGCGGAACGACCAAAAATCATATCTGAACTTGCACCAGACATTTTACCTTCTTTAATCTTAATGTTGCAAGGACTGACTCAAGCTTACAGAAGTAGAGGGGAAGAGAACAGCAGTGAAAGCTCGAATTCTGATGAGGAAGAAGATGAGAGTGATCATGAACGTGAGGAGCTTGAATCAAGCGAGGATGAGGTTGATGAAGAGTCTGCTGAATACTTAGAAATGCTGGAGAAGAGTTCTTTAAATGGTATTGATGGCGACAGTGATATCAGTGATGGAGAGACGCCGCTTGAAATTTACGCATCTTCTTTTGATGATGAAGATAATGTTGGCagtgaatatttcattttcaagcaAGTCTTAAAACAATTGGAATTAAATAACAATGGATGGTATAATCAGCTTGTTTCTGGTTTGACTGACGATCAAAGGAAGAACCTTCAGGAAGTTTTCACAACTGCGGACCAGCGGCAAGCAGAGGCAGAGTCTAAAAAAATCGAAAAGACTGGAGGTTATCAATTTAACACCACTAATGTGCCAACTACTTTCAATTTTTCTGCATCTGGTCCACCACCAGCATTCTCTCCTTAA
- the LOC120342459 gene encoding uncharacterized protein LOC120342459, producing MEFKSVITMLMLSIVIVCAVLITNTEGRILPDFENEQRRSGLREYLFDKKAYGFGYSCSASVCYHCSDIIMSGRRKRFAPESDEDILNGNFRSGNRPTRGFEPHEEISVEARAFLNTCVACRPTCGF from the exons ATGGAATTCAAGTCTGTC ATAACCATGCTGATGTTGTCCATTGTTATCGTCTGTGCTGTATTGATCACCAATACAGAGGGAAGAATTCTACCAGATTTTGAGAATGAACAACGAAGATCAGGACTACGAGAATATTTGTTCGATAAAAAAGCTTATGGATTTGGTTATTCTTGCTCAGCTTCAGTTTGCTATCATTGTAGTGATATTATAATGTCTGGAAGAAGAAAACGATTTG CCCCAGAGTCCGATGAAGACATTTTAAATGGCAACTTCAGATCAGGAAATCGTCCAACAAGAGGTTTCGAACCACACGAAGAAATATCGGTGGAAGCAAGGGCCTTTCTAAACACGTGCGTTGCGTGTCGACCAACGTGTGGCTTCTAG
- the LOC120342855 gene encoding cyclin-dependent kinase 8-like, whose translation MDYEFKQMLATKRRKVEDLFEYEGCKVGRGTYGHVYKAIKKDSSDKNEYALKLIEGTGISMSACREIALLRELKHQNVISLRAVYLSHSDRKVWLQVDYSEHDLWHIIKYHRASKSNKKPGTNIPAHTVKSLLYQILDGIHYLHSNWVLHRDLKPANILVMGEGPERGRVKIADMGFARLFNSPLKPLADLDPVVVTFWYRAPELLLGARHYTKAIDIWAIGCIFAELLTSEPIFHCRQEDIKTSNPYHQDQLSRIFSVMGYPLEKDWESIRIMPEYSAFQKDFRKQNYATASLAKYMDKHKIKPDTKAFALLSKLLIMDPQRRITSDMAKVDPYFNEEPIPNKDVFGAGPIPYPRREFINDEEIEDKNEKNLKAQHRDNVMNDNSSSQPPSKRVKFNSGKNGQNMHQGVRQAGGYQGMSGSSGKSLGQSTSQQHHLHNHMSQTMAGSSSGHGSLGPQQPGQRPITHQKNMSSFTNSNNNNTSGHNMYGKF comes from the exons ATGGATTATGAGTTCAAACAAATGCTGGCGACCAAGAGGCGAAAAGTGGAAGATCTTTTTGAATATGAAGGCTGTAAGGTGGGACGTGGAACTTATGGCCATGTTTATAAAGCTATAAAGAAGGATTCCTCGGACAAAAATGAATATGCTTTGAAATTGATTGAAGGCACTGGGATTTCAATGTCTGCTTGCAGAGAAATTGCA CTTCTGAGAGAATTGAAGCATCAGAATGTCATATCATTGAGAGCAGTTTATTTATCACATTCTGACAGAAAAGTTTGGCTACAAGTTGACTATTCGGAACATGATCTATGG cATATAATCAAATATCATCGAGCTTCCAAGTCTAACAAGAAACCTGGCACAAACATTCCAGCACACACTGTCAAGTCATTACTTTATCAAATTCTAGATGGAATACATTACTTACATTCAAACTGGGTTTTGCACAGAGATTTAAAACCTGCAAACATACTAGTTATGGGAGAAGGACCAGAAAGAGGAAGG GTAAAAATAGCAGACATGGGATTTGCAAGACTCTTCAACTCACCACTCAAACCTCTTGCTGATCTCGATCCAGTTGTCGTAACTTTCTGGTACAGAGCTCCAGAGTTACTTCTTGGAGCAAGACATTACACAAAGGCAATTG ACATCTGGGCAATCGGATGTATATTTGCTGAACTTCTCACATCGGAACCAATATTTCATTGTAGACAAGAAGACATAAAGACATCAAATCCATATCATCAAGATCAATTAAGCAG GATTTTTAGCGTTATGGGATATCCACTCGAAAAAGATTGGGAAAGCATCAGAATTATGCCAGAATATTCAGCATTCCAAAAAGATTTCCGCAAACAAAACTATGCAACAGCTTCTCTTGCCAAATATATGGATAAACACAAAATCAAACCTGATACAAAAGCATTTGCACTG TTATCCAAGCTTTTAATCATGGATCCACAGAGAAGAATAACATCAGATATGGCTAAAGTTGATCCATACTTCAATGAAGAACCTATTCCTAATAAAGA TGTGTTTGGCGCCGGCCCTATTCCTTATCCAAGAAGAGAATTCATAAATGATGAAGAAATTGaagacaaaaatgaaaaaaatttgaag GCACAACACAGAGATAATGTGATGAACGATAATTCATCCAGTCAACCTCCATCAAAACGAGTTAAGTTTAATTCAGGAAAGAATGGACAAAACATGCATCAA GGTGTAAGGCAAGCTGGTGGGTATCAAGGTATGTCAGGTTCAAGTGGAAAATCTTTAGGTCAATCAACTTCACAACAACATCATTTACACAATCATATGTCTCAGACGATGGCTGGCAGTTCATCAGGTCACGGGTCACTTGGGCCACAACAACCTGGACAGAGACCAATCACGCATCAAAAAAACATGTCTTCTTTTactaatagtaataataataatacatccGGGCATAATATGTATGGGAAATTTtaa